From Candidatus Methylomirabilota bacterium, the proteins below share one genomic window:
- a CDS encoding SDR family NAD(P)-dependent oxidoreductase, whose translation MAGPRLAGKVAIVTGAGSRAEGIGNGRATAVVFAREGARVLCVDQSKDAAEATRAMIAVEGGEAAVFAADVTRSGDCRAMVEEAVRRWGRLDILDNNVGIGGRATVVEVEEGDWDHMMRVNVTSMMLASKHAIPAMTKGGGGAIVNISSISALRPRGLTPYTVSKGAVIALTRAMAVDHAAQGIRVNCIAPGPVYTPMVYAAGMSPELRDQRRRASPLGVEGTGWDIAHAALFLASDEARYVTGVVLPVDGGVTLTSASR comes from the coding sequence ATGGCGGGACCACGTCTGGCGGGCAAGGTGGCGATCGTGACGGGGGCGGGCTCGCGCGCCGAGGGCATCGGCAACGGCCGCGCCACCGCGGTGGTGTTCGCGCGCGAGGGCGCGCGCGTGCTGTGCGTTGACCAGAGCAAGGACGCCGCCGAGGCGACGCGCGCGATGATCGCCGTCGAAGGGGGCGAGGCGGCGGTGTTCGCAGCCGACGTCACGCGGAGCGGCGACTGCCGCGCCATGGTGGAGGAAGCGGTCCGACGCTGGGGCCGGCTCGACATCCTCGACAACAACGTCGGCATCGGCGGACGCGCCACCGTCGTCGAGGTCGAGGAGGGCGACTGGGACCACATGATGCGGGTCAACGTGACCAGCATGATGCTGGCGTCCAAGCACGCCATTCCCGCAATGACGAAGGGCGGCGGCGGCGCCATCGTCAACATCTCCTCCATCTCCGCCCTCCGCCCGCGGGGCCTCACGCCCTACACGGTCTCCAAGGGGGCGGTGATCGCGCTCACGCGCGCCATGGCGGTCGACCACGCCGCCCAGGGCATCCGCGTGAACTGCATCGCGCCCGGCCCGGTCTACACGCCGATGGTGTACGCGGCCGGCATGAGCCCCGAGCTGCGCGACCAGCGACGGCGGGCCTCTCCGCTCGGCGTCGAGGGCACCGGCTGGGACATCGCCCACGCCGCGCTCTTCCTCGCCTCCGACGAGGCGCGCTACGTCACCGGCGTGGTGCTGCCGGTGGACGGCGGGGTCACGTTGACGAGCGCGTCCCGCTGA